In Actinoplanes derwentensis, the following proteins share a genomic window:
- the dop gene encoding depupylase/deamidase Dop gives MSVRRIMGTEVEYGISVPGQPGANPMVTSSQVVNAYGARPELNRNGRARWDYEEESPLRDARGFTYSGAAYDPAEALADEDLGLANVILTNGARLYVDHAHPEFSTPEVTNPLDIVKWDKAGERVMAEASRRAATIPGTHRIQLYKNNTDNKGASYGAHENYQMRRQTPFADIVAHLTPFFVTRQIFCGAGRVGIGQDGSGAGFQISSRADFFEVEVGLETTLKRPIINTRDEPHADADKYRRLHVIIGDANLSEISTYLKVGTTAMILNMIEEKVFTGELGIADPVSELKNVSHDPSLKHLMRLRDGRRLTALDLQWAYFERARQFADDRYGADIDEQTADVLDRWEDVLDKLGRDPMMLSDSLDWVAKLRLLEGYRDRENLGWSSPKLQLVDLQYSDVRPDKGLYHRLVARGSMKTLLDPEQTQAAMYDPPEDTRAYFRGRCLAQYASEVVAASWDSVIFDVGRESLVRVPMMEPERGTRKHVGALFDKCESAKDLLEVITSR, from the coding sequence ATGAGCGTTCGCAGGATTATGGGTACTGAGGTCGAGTACGGCATTTCGGTCCCCGGTCAGCCCGGTGCCAATCCGATGGTCACGTCCTCCCAGGTGGTCAACGCCTACGGCGCCCGCCCCGAGCTCAACCGCAACGGCCGTGCCCGCTGGGACTACGAGGAGGAGTCGCCACTGCGCGACGCCCGCGGGTTCACCTACTCCGGAGCCGCCTACGACCCCGCCGAAGCCCTCGCCGACGAAGACCTCGGTCTGGCCAACGTGATACTGACCAACGGCGCCCGGCTGTACGTCGACCACGCCCACCCCGAGTTCAGCACCCCCGAGGTCACCAACCCGCTCGACATCGTCAAGTGGGACAAGGCCGGCGAGCGGGTGATGGCCGAGGCGTCGCGCCGGGCCGCCACGATTCCGGGCACCCACCGCATTCAGCTTTACAAGAACAACACCGACAACAAGGGCGCGTCGTACGGTGCCCATGAGAACTATCAGATGCGGCGGCAGACCCCGTTCGCCGACATCGTCGCTCACCTGACCCCGTTCTTCGTCACCCGGCAGATCTTCTGCGGAGCCGGCCGGGTCGGCATCGGGCAGGACGGCAGCGGCGCCGGTTTCCAGATCTCGTCCCGGGCCGACTTCTTCGAGGTCGAGGTCGGGCTGGAGACCACGCTCAAGCGGCCGATCATCAACACCCGCGACGAGCCGCACGCCGACGCCGACAAGTACCGCCGGCTGCACGTGATCATCGGCGACGCCAACCTGTCGGAGATCTCCACCTACCTCAAGGTGGGCACCACCGCCATGATCCTCAACATGATCGAGGAGAAGGTGTTCACCGGCGAGCTGGGCATCGCCGACCCGGTCAGCGAGCTGAAGAACGTCAGCCACGACCCGTCGCTCAAACACCTGATGCGGCTGCGTGACGGCCGCCGGCTGACCGCGCTCGACCTGCAGTGGGCGTACTTCGAGCGGGCCCGCCAGTTCGCCGACGACCGGTACGGCGCCGACATCGACGAGCAGACCGCCGACGTGCTGGACCGTTGGGAGGACGTCCTCGACAAGCTGGGGCGCGACCCGATGATGCTCTCCGACAGTCTCGACTGGGTCGCCAAGTTGCGACTGCTGGAAGGCTACCGGGACCGGGAGAACCTCGGCTGGTCCTCACCGAAACTCCAGCTCGTCGACCTGCAGTACTCCGACGTGCGCCCGGACAAGGGCCTCTACCACCGGCTGGTCGCCCGCGGCTCGATGAAGACGCTGCTCGACCCGGAGCAGACCCAGGCCGCGATGTACGACCCGCCGGAGGACACCCGGGCCTACTTCCGGGGCCGTTGCCTCGCGCAGTACGCGTCCGAGGTGGTCGCCGCCAGCTGGGATTCGGTGATCTTCGACGTGGGCCGGGAGTCGCTGGTCCGGGTGCCCATGATGGAGCCGGAGCGAGGTACCAGGAAGCATGTCGGGGCGCTGTTCGACAAGTGTGAGAGCGCCAAGGACCTGCTCGAGGTGATCACGAGCCGGTAA
- the prcB gene encoding proteasome subunit beta: MATGFDSSGRLPDFFTTTGTSSFTQFLSQAAPELLPGRRPLPPGLSADIAPHGTTIVAIATAEGVVMAGDRRATMGNLIASRDIKKVHPADSYSLIGIAGTAGIGIELIRLFQVELEHYEKIEGTMLSLDGKANRLAAMVRGNLGAAMQGLAVVPLFAGFDLAPVDGARAGRIFSFDVAGGLYEETGYEAIGSGSLFAKSALKKRYRTGVSTEDAINLAVEALYDAADDDTATGGPDVIRKIYPVVMSATANGTHRLSDEEITTVAERVVAGRAENPGG, translated from the coding sequence GTGGCGACGGGCTTTGATTCATCCGGGCGTCTACCGGATTTCTTCACCACTACGGGGACGTCCTCCTTCACGCAGTTCCTGAGTCAGGCCGCGCCGGAGTTGCTTCCGGGCCGGCGGCCGCTGCCGCCGGGGCTGTCCGCGGACATCGCACCGCACGGGACCACGATCGTCGCCATCGCGACGGCTGAGGGTGTGGTGATGGCCGGTGACCGCCGGGCGACCATGGGAAACCTCATCGCCAGCCGGGACATCAAGAAGGTCCACCCCGCTGACTCCTACTCGCTGATCGGCATCGCCGGCACCGCCGGCATCGGCATCGAGCTGATCCGCCTGTTCCAGGTCGAACTGGAGCACTACGAGAAGATCGAGGGGACGATGCTCTCCCTCGACGGTAAGGCCAACCGCCTCGCCGCGATGGTGCGCGGCAACCTCGGCGCGGCGATGCAGGGCCTGGCCGTGGTCCCGCTGTTCGCCGGGTTCGACCTGGCTCCGGTCGACGGGGCGCGGGCCGGCCGGATCTTCAGCTTCGACGTCGCCGGTGGTCTCTACGAGGAGACCGGCTACGAGGCGATCGGTTCGGGTTCGCTGTTCGCCAAGTCGGCGCTGAAGAAGCGGTACCGGACGGGTGTGAGCACCGAGGACGCGATCAACCTGGCGGTCGAGGCGCTGTACGACGCGGCTGACGACGACACCGCGACCGGTGGCCCGGACGTCATCCGCAAGATCTACCCGGTGGTGATGTCGGCTACCGCGAACGGTACCCACCGGCTGAGCGACGAAGAGATCACCACGGTGGCCGAGCGGGTCGTCGCGGGCCGCGCGGAGAACCCGGGCGGTTGA
- a CDS encoding DUF3866 family protein, with protein MVRWRSGTVQAVRRSWHGAVELDVTTGDGPLRALAYPELVGVPEPGDRVLLNVGALVMGLGTGGYALVVALPDRLPADPADDGTSRDGGHLVKARYTPLQAILLGVDEEASPHRAVMESAESLDGMPVVTADLHSALPAILAGIRDGRPGVRVAYLMTDGGALPAWFSRTLDGLRDHLAGTVTTGQAFGGDLEASTVHTGLLAARHVLGADVTIVAQGPGNLGTGTPWGFSGVALGEAVNAVAVLGGRPVGSLRISDADGRDRHRGVSHHSLTAYGKVALARADLPVPDGLEPRLAAAVDAALAPLAARHRIVRVATDGLDRALRDSPVPLSTMGRKLDQDHGYFLAAAAAGRHAATLLT; from the coding sequence ATGGTGCGCTGGCGGTCGGGAACGGTTCAGGCGGTACGGCGGAGCTGGCACGGTGCCGTCGAACTCGACGTGACCACCGGCGACGGCCCGCTGCGGGCCCTCGCCTACCCCGAACTGGTCGGGGTGCCGGAGCCCGGCGACCGGGTGCTGCTGAACGTGGGCGCACTGGTGATGGGCCTGGGCACCGGAGGGTACGCACTGGTCGTGGCCTTGCCCGACCGGCTGCCCGCCGACCCCGCCGACGACGGGACCTCCCGCGACGGCGGCCACCTGGTCAAAGCCCGCTACACCCCGCTGCAGGCGATCCTGCTCGGTGTCGACGAGGAGGCCTCCCCGCACCGTGCGGTGATGGAGTCGGCCGAGTCGCTCGACGGGATGCCGGTGGTGACCGCCGACCTGCATTCGGCACTGCCCGCGATCCTGGCCGGGATCCGGGACGGCCGTCCCGGAGTGCGGGTCGCCTATCTGATGACCGACGGCGGGGCGCTGCCGGCCTGGTTCTCCCGCACTCTCGACGGCCTGCGCGACCACCTGGCCGGAACGGTCACCACCGGGCAGGCGTTCGGCGGCGACCTGGAGGCCAGTACCGTGCACACCGGGCTGCTGGCCGCCCGGCACGTGCTCGGCGCCGACGTGACGATCGTCGCGCAGGGACCCGGCAACCTGGGTACCGGCACACCCTGGGGATTCTCCGGCGTGGCCCTCGGCGAGGCGGTCAACGCGGTGGCGGTGCTCGGTGGCCGCCCGGTCGGGTCGTTGCGGATCTCCGACGCGGACGGCCGCGACCGGCATCGTGGAGTGTCACATCACAGCCTGACCGCGTACGGGAAAGTCGCTCTCGCCCGCGCCGACCTGCCCGTGCCGGACGGCCTGGAGCCCCGCCTGGCCGCCGCCGTCGACGCCGCGCTCGCCCCGCTCGCCGCGCGGCACCGCATCGTCCGCGTCGCCACTGACGGCCTGGACCGGGCGCTGCGCGACAGCCCGGTCCCGCTGTCCACCATGGGCCGCAAACTGGACCAGGATCATGGGTATTTCCTGGCCGCCGCCGCGGCCGGCCGTCACGCGGCCACGCTGCTGACCTGA
- a CDS encoding acyltransferase family protein has translation MTATRLAWLDALRGWAAAVVALFHLSPVVLGSELHLRIFHVIDLGKYGVLLFFLVSGYVIPMSLERHGDLRRFWAGRLLRIYPAYLLAIAVSLALGAAGVLRLPGQLAEETTTSVLGHLTMLQDLLGTQGALRPFWTLTYEMIFYLVVAGIFVWGRHLRRPTAPGTPRRRPAVAWWATGLTAVAILDLPGDLLGATAAERRISAIVVTALMVTALGAYTIGSKVVVLTAGAASLALLALPLVNGHATEQVTSASSAQATQMLAVMFAGTVIHRAQHRRIGRPAALVVLLIVLGGTAVTIGPVVGAAVAGTCTLGLALRARRIPVALTWLGTVSYSLYLLHIPVLVLVRQVTGQPLLVAAAFVTGSLTAAWACHRWVERPAQALARRVPVRKVATEGTGACTGSFGKRYESV, from the coding sequence GTGACAGCAACCCGCCTCGCTTGGCTCGACGCCCTCCGCGGCTGGGCCGCAGCCGTCGTCGCGCTCTTCCACCTCAGCCCGGTGGTCCTCGGCTCCGAACTGCACCTGCGGATCTTCCACGTCATCGACCTCGGCAAGTACGGCGTCCTGCTCTTCTTCCTGGTCAGCGGTTACGTCATCCCGATGTCCCTGGAACGGCACGGCGACCTGCGCCGGTTCTGGGCCGGGCGGCTGCTGCGGATCTACCCCGCCTACCTGCTCGCGATCGCCGTCAGTCTGGCCCTCGGTGCCGCCGGAGTGCTGCGCCTGCCCGGCCAGCTCGCCGAGGAGACCACCACCAGCGTTCTCGGGCACCTGACCATGCTCCAGGACCTGCTCGGCACCCAGGGCGCGCTCCGGCCCTTCTGGACACTCACCTACGAGATGATCTTCTACCTGGTGGTGGCCGGGATCTTCGTCTGGGGACGGCACCTGCGGCGCCCCACCGCACCGGGGACACCACGGCGCCGCCCGGCGGTGGCGTGGTGGGCCACCGGGCTGACCGCCGTGGCCATCCTGGACCTGCCCGGCGACCTGCTGGGTGCCACCGCCGCCGAACGCCGGATCAGCGCGATCGTGGTGACCGCGCTGATGGTGACCGCGCTCGGTGCGTACACAATCGGCTCGAAGGTCGTCGTTCTGACCGCCGGGGCCGCCAGCCTCGCCCTTCTCGCCCTGCCGCTGGTCAACGGCCATGCCACCGAACAGGTGACCAGCGCGTCGTCGGCCCAGGCCACCCAGATGCTCGCGGTGATGTTCGCCGGCACCGTGATCCACCGCGCCCAGCACCGGCGGATCGGCCGGCCCGCCGCCCTCGTCGTCCTGCTGATCGTCCTCGGCGGAACCGCCGTCACGATCGGACCCGTCGTCGGGGCGGCCGTCGCCGGCACCTGCACACTCGGCCTGGCCCTGCGCGCTCGGCGGATCCCGGTGGCCCTCACCTGGCTCGGCACCGTCAGCTATTCGCTCTATCTGCTTCACATCCCGGTCCTGGTCCTGGTCCGGCAGGTCACGGGGCAACCGCTGCTCGTCGCCGCCGCCTTCGTGACCGGCTCTCTCACCGCAGCGTGGGCGTGTCACCGATGGGTGGAACGGCCCGCACAAGCCCTGGCCCGGCGCGTCCCGGTGAGAAAAGTCGCCACGGAAGGTACGGGCGCGTGCACGGGCAGCTTCGGAAAGCGCTACGAGAGCGTCTAG
- a CDS encoding helix-turn-helix transcriptional regulator, whose product MSRTRTERLVNLVICLLSTRRFLTAAQIALTVPGYEHDPSDPRDHEAFQRKFERDKAELRELGVPLETGTASIFDQEPGYRIAQREYALPDILLEPDEAAAVGIAARLWQHAGLAAAASSGLAKLRAAGVEVDPQATLGVEPVVTVDPSFGPLTSAARERRAVTFKYRVPEVDEPSTRRLEPWGVVCWRGRWYVVGHDRDRDATRCFRLSRIVGDVRAGGPLGAFEPPAGADLISHVARSSGPVARTGRATVMVRPGRAAGLRRMAAEVTPGPDGDRLTINFGDVDWLAARIAGYGPDARADGPPELREAVIQHLKELIVRHDSPAVTA is encoded by the coding sequence GTGTCGCGCACTCGCACCGAGCGCCTGGTAAACCTGGTCATCTGTCTCCTGTCCACGCGACGGTTCCTCACCGCCGCGCAGATCGCCCTGACCGTGCCCGGTTACGAGCACGACCCCTCCGATCCACGTGATCACGAGGCGTTCCAGCGGAAGTTCGAGCGGGACAAGGCGGAGCTGAGGGAACTCGGCGTGCCGCTGGAGACGGGCACGGCGAGCATCTTCGACCAGGAGCCCGGTTACCGCATCGCCCAGCGGGAGTACGCGCTTCCCGACATCCTGCTCGAACCGGACGAGGCCGCCGCCGTGGGCATCGCCGCCCGGTTGTGGCAGCACGCCGGACTGGCCGCCGCCGCCTCGTCCGGGCTGGCAAAACTGCGGGCCGCCGGAGTCGAGGTGGACCCGCAGGCCACCCTCGGGGTGGAACCGGTCGTCACGGTCGACCCGTCGTTCGGCCCGCTCACCTCGGCCGCCCGCGAGCGTCGCGCGGTCACCTTCAAGTACCGGGTTCCCGAAGTCGACGAGCCCAGCACCCGCCGCCTGGAGCCGTGGGGTGTGGTCTGCTGGCGCGGCCGGTGGTACGTGGTCGGTCACGACCGGGACCGGGACGCCACCCGCTGTTTCCGGCTGTCCCGCATCGTCGGTGACGTGCGTGCCGGTGGTCCCCTCGGTGCTTTCGAACCGCCCGCCGGGGCCGACCTGATCAGTCACGTCGCCCGTTCGTCCGGTCCGGTCGCGCGGACCGGCCGGGCCACCGTCATGGTTCGTCCCGGCCGGGCCGCCGGGCTGCGCCGGATGGCCGCCGAGGTGACTCCCGGGCCCGACGGCGACCGCTTGACCATCAACTTCGGTGACGTCGACTGGCTGGCCGCACGGATCGCCGGGTACGGGCCGGACGCTCGCGCCGACGGCCCGCCGGAGCTGCGCGAAGCCGTGATCCAGCATCTCAAGGAGCTGATCGTGCGCCACGACAGTCCGGCGGTGACGGCATGA
- the tatA gene encoding Sec-independent protein translocase subunit TatA, with protein MGVLKPWHIIVLVVVLILLFGAKRLPDAARSLGRSLRIIKAETKGLVDDDKDNLADKADANHGYSPLQGEVQQPYQQPGYQQAPPPGYQQPQPGFQQAPPPGYQQPAAPQSQPFVDPVQHRTNDR; from the coding sequence ATGGGCGTCCTCAAGCCATGGCACATCATCGTCCTCGTTGTTGTGCTGATCCTGCTCTTCGGCGCCAAGCGACTTCCCGACGCGGCGCGTTCTCTCGGACGCTCGTTGCGCATCATCAAGGCGGAGACCAAGGGCCTCGTCGACGACGACAAGGACAACCTCGCGGACAAGGCGGACGCCAATCATGGCTACTCGCCGTTGCAGGGTGAGGTTCAGCAGCCTTACCAGCAGCCCGGCTACCAGCAGGCGCCGCCGCCCGGTTACCAGCAGCCGCAGCCCGGTTTCCAGCAGGCGCCGCCGCCCGGTTACCAGCAGCCGGCCGCCCCGCAGTCCCAGCCGTTCGTGGACCCGGTGCAGCACCGCACCAACGACCGCTGA
- the pafA gene encoding Pup--protein ligase, with translation MERRIFGLETEYGVTCTYRGQRRLSPDEVARYLFRRVVSWGRSSNVFLRNGARLYLDVGSHPEYATPECDSVTDLVAHDRAGERILEGLLVDAEKRLHDEGIAGEIYLFKNNTDSAGNSYGCHENYLVSRHGEFGRLADILIPFLVTRQLICGAGKVLQTPRGAVFCLSQRAEHIWEGVSSATTRSRPIINTRDEPHADAERYRRLHVIVGDSNMNEVTTLLKVGSADIVLRMIEAGVVMRDLTLENPIRAIREVSHDITGRRKIRLANNKEVSALEIQQEYLSKATEFVERHGGDPVSKRVIELWGRVLNAIESENLDPVAREIDWVSKYKLIDRYQAKHEIPMSHPRIAQLDLAYHDVRRGRGLYALMEKRKTVDRIANDLQIFEAKETPPQTTRARLRGEFIRHAQEKRRDFTVDWVHLKLNDQAQRTVLCKDPFRAYDERVERLIASM, from the coding sequence ATGGAACGGCGAATTTTCGGCCTCGAGACCGAGTACGGAGTCACGTGCACCTATCGGGGGCAGCGGCGGCTGTCTCCGGACGAGGTGGCCCGCTACCTGTTCCGCCGAGTGGTGTCCTGGGGACGCAGCAGCAACGTTTTCCTCCGTAACGGCGCCCGTCTCTACCTCGACGTCGGTTCCCACCCCGAGTACGCGACCCCCGAGTGTGACTCCGTCACCGATCTGGTCGCTCACGACCGGGCCGGCGAGCGGATCCTGGAAGGCCTGCTCGTCGACGCGGAGAAGCGTCTGCACGACGAGGGCATCGCGGGGGAGATCTACCTCTTCAAGAACAACACCGACTCGGCCGGCAACTCGTACGGGTGTCACGAGAACTACCTCGTGTCGCGACATGGGGAGTTCGGGCGTCTCGCCGACATCCTCATCCCGTTCCTGGTGACCCGGCAGCTGATCTGCGGTGCCGGCAAGGTGCTGCAGACCCCGCGCGGCGCGGTCTTCTGCCTCTCGCAGCGGGCCGAGCACATCTGGGAGGGTGTCTCCAGCGCCACCACCCGGTCCCGGCCGATCATCAACACCCGGGACGAGCCGCACGCCGACGCCGAGCGTTACCGGCGTCTGCACGTGATCGTCGGTGACTCGAACATGAACGAGGTCACCACCCTGCTCAAGGTGGGCAGCGCCGACATCGTGCTCCGGATGATCGAGGCCGGGGTGGTGATGCGCGACCTGACTCTGGAGAACCCGATCCGGGCGATCCGTGAGGTCAGCCATGACATCACCGGCCGCCGCAAGATCCGGCTGGCCAACAACAAGGAGGTCTCCGCGCTGGAGATCCAGCAGGAGTACCTGTCGAAGGCCACCGAGTTCGTCGAGCGCCACGGTGGTGACCCGGTGTCGAAACGGGTGATCGAGCTGTGGGGCCGGGTGCTCAACGCGATCGAGTCGGAGAACCTCGACCCGGTCGCGCGCGAGATCGACTGGGTGTCGAAGTACAAGCTGATCGACCGTTACCAGGCCAAACACGAGATCCCGATGTCGCACCCGAGGATCGCGCAGCTCGACCTGGCGTACCACGACGTGCGCCGTGGCCGTGGGCTGTACGCCTTGATGGAGAAGCGCAAGACGGTCGACCGGATCGCCAACGACCTGCAGATCTTCGAAGCGAAGGAGACGCCACCGCAGACCACCCGGGCGCGGTTGCGAGGTGAGTTCATCCGGCACGCGCAGGAGAAACGGCGCGACTTCACCGTCGACTGGGTGCATCTGAAGCTCAACGACCAGGCGCAGCGCACGGTCCTGTGCAAGGACCCGTTCCGTGCTTACGACGAGCGGGTGGAACGCCTGATCGCCAGCATGTGA
- a CDS encoding O-methyltransferase, whose translation MADIIDPAVGDYLLDHCTPADDVLRDLAAETRATFSGAAGMQVSHDEGALLTMLVRLTGAEFAVEVGTFTGYSSICIARGLGKGGRLLACDVSEEWTSVARRYWERAGLTDRIELRIAPAIETVRALSPEPVIDFAFVDADKTGYPDYYAELVPRLRPGGLLVLDNVLRGGRVLAPGDAADRAVAGLNDLIVTDDRVESVMLPVRDGVTLVRRKG comes from the coding sequence ATGGCTGACATCATCGATCCCGCGGTGGGCGACTATCTGCTCGACCATTGCACACCCGCCGACGACGTGTTGCGTGACCTCGCGGCCGAGACCCGGGCGACGTTCTCCGGGGCCGCCGGGATGCAGGTATCGCACGACGAGGGTGCGCTGCTCACCATGCTGGTGCGGCTGACCGGGGCGGAGTTCGCGGTCGAGGTCGGGACCTTCACCGGCTACTCGTCGATCTGCATCGCGCGCGGGCTGGGCAAAGGCGGCCGGCTGCTGGCCTGTGACGTGTCCGAGGAGTGGACGTCGGTGGCGCGCCGTTACTGGGAGCGGGCCGGGCTCACCGACCGGATCGAACTGCGGATCGCCCCGGCGATCGAGACGGTTCGCGCCCTGAGCCCGGAGCCGGTGATCGACTTCGCGTTCGTGGACGCTGACAAGACCGGCTATCCGGACTACTACGCCGAGCTGGTGCCCCGGTTGCGGCCCGGTGGGCTGCTGGTCCTGGACAACGTGCTGCGCGGCGGACGGGTCCTGGCGCCGGGCGATGCCGCGGACCGGGCGGTGGCCGGGCTCAACGACCTGATCGTGACCGACGACCGGGTGGAGTCGGTGATGCTGCCGGTCCGCGACGGGGTCACGCTGGTCCGGCGCAAGGGCTGA
- a CDS encoding helix-turn-helix transcriptional regulator: MSVPRTPSGDRLGRLLNLVPYLLARPGILISEAATDLGVTGKQLREDLELLWVCGLPGYGPGDLIDMAIDGDHVTISHDAGMDKPLRLNPDEALALIVALRMLAETPGIGTRDAIERALAKIENAAGELAGTPVAVRLPANQKRLTAVRTAVESGHALQLTYYTPSRDESTDRVVDPMRMLMVGGFNYLEAWCRRAEATRLFRIDRIDAFTELDEPSAPPAAAVPHDMSTGVFRPGPELPLVTLRVGRGGRWITEYYPVEQVVRDGAEWQVTMRVTDLGWAQRFLAGQGRDVTVVGPPELLERIRAQAVAALDQYASPAAG, encoded by the coding sequence ATGAGTGTTCCGCGTACGCCGTCCGGGGATCGCCTCGGCCGGCTGCTCAACCTGGTGCCGTACCTGCTGGCCCGTCCGGGGATCTTGATCTCCGAGGCCGCCACCGATCTGGGTGTCACCGGCAAGCAACTGCGCGAGGACCTGGAACTGCTCTGGGTCTGTGGCCTGCCCGGGTACGGTCCCGGTGACCTGATCGACATGGCCATCGACGGTGACCATGTCACGATCAGTCACGACGCCGGCATGGACAAGCCGCTGCGGCTCAACCCCGACGAGGCGCTCGCCCTGATCGTGGCGTTGCGGATGCTCGCCGAGACCCCCGGCATCGGCACCCGCGACGCGATCGAACGGGCCCTCGCGAAGATCGAGAACGCGGCGGGTGAACTGGCCGGGACGCCGGTCGCGGTGCGGCTGCCGGCCAACCAGAAGCGGCTCACCGCGGTCCGGACCGCTGTCGAATCCGGGCACGCGCTCCAGCTCACCTACTACACGCCGTCGCGGGACGAGTCCACCGACCGGGTGGTCGACCCGATGCGGATGCTGATGGTCGGCGGTTTCAACTACCTGGAGGCGTGGTGCCGCCGGGCCGAGGCGACCCGGCTGTTCCGGATCGACCGGATCGACGCGTTCACCGAACTGGACGAGCCGTCCGCGCCGCCGGCCGCCGCTGTGCCGCACGACATGAGCACCGGAGTCTTCCGGCCCGGACCTGAACTTCCGCTGGTCACATTGCGGGTCGGCCGGGGTGGCCGGTGGATCACCGAGTACTACCCGGTCGAGCAGGTGGTCCGGGACGGCGCCGAGTGGCAGGTCACCATGCGGGTCACCGATCTGGGCTGGGCGCAGCGTTTCCTCGCCGGTCAGGGCCGCGACGTGACGGTGGTCGGCCCGCCGGAACTGCTGGAACGGATCCGGGCCCAGGCCGTCGCGGCCCTCGACCAGTACGCCTCGCCGGCCGCCGGTTAG
- the prcA gene encoding proteasome subunit alpha, producing the protein MAMQFYASPEQVQRDRSEYARKGIARGRSAVVLTYEGGILLVAENITTLRKISEIYDKIAFAAVGRYNEFEALRRGGVRMADMIGLSYDRRDVTARALANTYTQTLGAIFSETQKPYEVEICVAQVGATPEADELYRITYDGSVMDEPGFMAMGGQSEAIATVLRDRHDGSAELTAALTLAAEALGSVGGENGQPRVLTPKQLEVAVLDRRRPGRAFRRLAGAALTTLLGHESVPEAELGDVDAAPPSQAEGKPVVSAAPETDEDPQK; encoded by the coding sequence GTGGCCATGCAGTTCTACGCATCACCGGAGCAGGTTCAGCGGGATCGCTCCGAGTACGCCCGCAAGGGCATCGCCCGCGGGCGCTCGGCCGTGGTGCTGACGTACGAGGGCGGCATTCTGCTCGTCGCCGAGAACATCACCACCCTTCGCAAGATCAGCGAGATCTACGACAAGATCGCGTTCGCCGCGGTGGGGCGGTACAACGAATTCGAGGCGCTGCGGCGCGGCGGTGTGCGGATGGCCGACATGATCGGTCTCAGCTACGACCGCCGGGACGTGACGGCCCGGGCGCTGGCCAACACGTACACGCAGACGCTGGGTGCGATCTTCTCCGAGACGCAGAAGCCGTACGAGGTGGAGATCTGTGTCGCGCAGGTCGGGGCGACACCGGAGGCCGACGAGTTGTACCGGATCACCTATGACGGTTCGGTCATGGACGAGCCGGGGTTCATGGCGATGGGCGGCCAGTCCGAGGCGATCGCGACGGTCCTGCGGGACCGGCACGACGGGTCCGCCGAGCTGACCGCAGCCCTGACGCTGGCGGCGGAGGCCCTGGGTAGTGTCGGCGGGGAGAACGGGCAGCCCCGGGTCCTGACGCCGAAGCAGCTCGAGGTGGCGGTCCTGGACCGGCGGCGGCCGGGCCGGGCGTTCCGGCGGCTCGCCGGAGCAGCGCTGACCACCCTGCTGGGGCACGAGTCGGTGCCGGAGGCCGAGCTGGGCGATGTGGACGCGGCTCCGCCGTCGCAGGCGGAGGGCAAGCCGGTCGTCTCGGCAGCGCCGGAGACCGACGAGGACCCACAGAAGTAA
- a CDS encoding ubiquitin-like protein Pup: MATRDTGGQSQSSKGSSDQEIEDVTVEANPEVAERHAEITEDVDDLLDEIDSVLEENAEEFVRGYVQKGGE, translated from the coding sequence ATGGCAACCCGAGACACCGGTGGTCAGTCGCAGAGCAGCAAGGGCTCCAGCGACCAGGAGATCGAGGACGTCACCGTCGAGGCCAATCCCGAGGTCGCCGAAAGGCATGCGGAGATCACCGAGGACGTCGACGACCTGCTGGACGAAATCGACAGCGTCCTCGAAGAGAACGCCGAAGAGTTCGTGAGAGGGTACGTGCAAAAAGGCGGAGAGTAG